The Medicago truncatula cultivar Jemalong A17 chromosome 4, MtrunA17r5.0-ANR, whole genome shotgun sequence genome includes a region encoding these proteins:
- the LOC25491952 gene encoding photosystem II 5 kDa protein, chloroplastic, which produces MASITMTAAFFGGSSAIANRSPVATQRKLVVANAAKAVEGGKMKVNYDNEKEETNGRRNIMFAAAAAAVCSVAGMALAADEPKRGSPEAKKAYAPVCVTMPTARICRY; this is translated from the coding sequence ATGGCATCAATCACCATGACAGCAGCATTCTTCGGCGGCAGCTCAGCCATCGCGAACCGGTCTCCGGTGGCAACTCAGAGGAAACTGGTGGTGGCCAATGCTGCCAAAGCAGTTGAAGGAGGAAAAATGAAGGTGAATTATGACAATGAAAAAGAAGAGACCAATGGAAGGAGGAACATCATGTTTGCTGCTGCTGCAGCAGCTGTTTGTTCTGTTGCTGGAATGGCTTTGGCTGCTGATGAGCCAAAACGTGGTTCCCCTGAAGCTAAGAAAGCCTATGCTCCTGTTTGTGTTACCATGCCAACAGCTAGAATTTGTCGCTACTAA
- the LOC25491951 gene encoding uncharacterized protein translates to MAMDDAIANYTSQTNWTITSGTLNKTLTFQSSLSSSSDDDEESVSHPLLLHPPSPDSTPCQITINFAEKHEVRQIYVRSTARVYEIYTNDEYLCTVRCGVATRDGEVLRSNEIGEENVRNEDDWVEVKADDANSQTKPNLNLTTAAQDLFEATAEINDANPCISLTLRLLSLQSKGSVCVDEIYVFGDPVDSEIEESHNENLSGSSLMAMFLPSLLQASKTTGLSSLSAVRKEKQFVLKDDLKETPQPSARIIENQLDEEDSIIRPHEVELKEVKGGSVGPSQSYTLSQAAKMESGHAVPSQAAQMDSNCRAIPSKVAEMENNRHAIPSQVPINQGDFSGGNVERALEKLMSRMDRIEEICLGFQEKMVVPMNSIEVRLQRVEQQLETLSMKRQNSELPSCYKISAPDASFIESDTNSCENCLDCTVTGEIESDKKSLHTEVLNVSPQDVSPEDGCPENMSESESTTQLLPGLVVTAPEFPEDDDEEDNASEQEINPSNDIKKKSIDDALSSSLANFLSSSLTSEVTKYTKSLHLEAPEFSNEDADHESSNKTVNNDLLHPTDNEEFSHIQVLASSTNSSDEGEKVSTDSKDKSSEKTALEAEQWEFFCSAQGDQDEVCVDSTLAEPKPKMDFNDNFKDEENGKISGEEESDVFLSNLSNISNEVVDNQTSSGCRAADAAKNTFHDNIMENFLGFLLASPVVDYEIPLLDVKFTSQTSSTADSFLESLLVETPGTSSRDPSVNVSSEDLSIKEQLKGNDSLLIEEHSNLISVDDGELVNPASNTHFAVVEDLSTSITAPVNFEGDFVAEEHKRKRDLDPLQFMDLDR, encoded by the exons ATGGCGATGGATGATGCAATTGCAAACTATACCTCCCAAACCAACTGGACCATCACCTCCGGCACTCTCAACAAAACCCTAACCTTCCAATCATCCCTCTCTTCCTCCTCCGATGACGATGAAGAATCCGTTTCCCATCCTCTTCTCCTACACCCTCCCTCACCAGATTCCACCCCTTGCCAAATCACCA TTAATTTTGCGGAGAAACATGAGGTGAGACAAATCTACGTTCGAAGCACTGCGCGAGTGTATGAGATTTACACCAACGATGAGTATCTATGTACTGTTCGATGCGGTGTTGCTACTAGAGACGGTGAAGTTCTTCGTTCTAACGAAATTGGTGAGGAGAATGTTAGAAATGAAGATGATTGGGTTGAAGTTAAAGCTGATGATGCTAATTCACAAACTAAACCTAATCTCAATTTAACTACTGCTGCTCAG GATCTTTTTGAAGCTACAGCTGAGATTAATGACGCAAATCCTTGCATTTCTCTTACACTCCGTCTTCTCTCGCTTCAGAGCAAGGGCAGTGTTTGTGTGGATGAGATTTATGTGTTTGGCGATCCTGTTGATTCAGAAATCGAAGAAAGCCATAATGAAAACTTATCTGGCAGTTCTCTCATGGCTATGTTTCTTCCGTCTCTATTGCAAGCATCCAAGACAACTGGTCTCAGTAGTCTAAGTGCTGTTcgaaaggaaaaacaatttgttttgAAGGATGATTTGAAGGAAACCCCTCAGCCTAGTGCTCGTATAATAGAAAATCAGCTTGATGAAGAAGACAGCATAATCAGACCTCATGAAGTTGAGTTGAAAGAGGTGAAAGGAGGTTCAGTGGGTCCATCCCAGTCATATACACTCTCACAAGCTGCTAAAATGGAGAGCGGCCATGCTGTACCCTCACAAGCTGCTCAAATGGACAGCAATTGCAGAGCTATACCCTCAAAAGTTGCTGAAATGGAGAACAACCGTCATGCTATTCCCTCACAAGTTCCTATCAATCAAGGTGATTTTTCGGGTGGCAATGTTGAAAGGGCCCTGGAAAAGCTTATGTCACGAATGGACAGGATAGAAGAAATCTGTTTGGGCTTTCAAGAGAAAATGGTAGTGCCCATGAACAGCATTGAGGTTAGACTCCAGCGAGTTGAGCAGCAACTTGAGACATTATCTATGAAAAGGCAAAACTCTGAGTTGCCATCGTGTTATAAAATATCTGCTCCCGATGCTTCTTTTATTGAATCAGATACCAACTCTTGTGAGAATTGTCTTGATTGTACTGTCACTGGGGAAATTGAATCAGATAAGAAATCTCTACATACAGAGGTACTAAATGTATCTCCTCAAGATGTCTCTCCTGAAGATGGCTGTCCTGAAAATATGTCTGAGTCAGAAAGTACTACTCAACTGCTCCCAGGTCTTGTTGTTACAGCCCCCGAGTTTCCtgaggatgatgatgaagaagataatGCATCAGAACAAGAAATAAATCCTTCGAATGATATCAAAAAGAAGTCAATTGATGATGCTTTATCTTCTTCATTAGCTAACTTTTTGTCGTCTTCTCTGACATCAGAGGTTACAAAGTATACCAAAAGTCTACATCTTGAAGCCCCTGAGTTTTCAAATGAAGATGCTGACCACGAGAGCAGTAACAAGACAGTGAATAATGACTTGTTGCATCCCACAGACAACGAGGAATTCAGCCACATCCAAGTGTTGGCTTCATCCACTAATTCATCGGACGAGGGAGAGAAAGTAAGCACTGATTCTAAAGATAAAAGCTCTGAAAAGACAGCCCTGGAAGCTGAACAATGGGAATTTTTTTGCAGTGCGCAAGGAGATCAAGATGAGGTATGTGTTGACAGTACTTTAGCTGAACCGAAACCAAAAATGGATTTTAATGACAACTTCAAAGACGAAGAAAATGGGAAAATCAGCggtgaagaagaaagtgatGTTTTCTTGTCCAATTTAAGTAATATTTCAAATGAGGTTGTTGATAATCAGACCTCCAGTGGTTGTAGAGCAGCAGATGCCGCAAAAAACACCTTCCATGACAACATCATGGAGAATTTTCTGGGATTTTTACTTGCTTCACCTGTAGTAGATTATGAAATTCCACTATTAGATGTTAAATTCACTTCTCAGACAAGTTCTACTGCCGACAGTTTCCTTGAATCCCTTCTGGTTGAGACACCAGGAACCAGCTCAAGAGATCCATCTGTCAATGTAAGCAGTGAGGATCTTTCCATTAAAGAACAACTTAAAGGCAACGACAGTCTCTTAATTGAGGAGCACTCTAACTTGATTTCAGTTGATGATGGTGAACTGGTAAATCCAGCTAGCAATACCCATTTTGCTGTAGTTGAAGACTTGTCTACTTCAATAACCGCACCTGTGAACTTCGAGGGTGATTTTGTGGCAGAAGAGCATAAGCGCAAGCGTGATTTGGACCCGTTACAGTTCATGGATCTTGATCGTTAG
- the LOC25491953 gene encoding tRNA-dihydrouridine(20/20a) synthase, whose amino-acid sequence MKFSGYSISVSFSPLSSNFITRNSCSRRLPVSFSRRSRRNLCSSRVFSVKQQSYHKHGVLGKQYLPPWFSVAPMMDWTDNHYRTLARLISKHAWLYTEMLAAETIVHQKDNLDRFLAYSPEQHPIVLQIGGSNIESLAKATELANAYCYDEINLNCGCPSPRVAGHGSFGVSLMLDPKFVAEAMSAIAANTNVPVSVKCRIGVDDRDSYDELCEFISTVSSLSPTKHFIIHSRKALLNGISPAENRSIPPLKYEYFYGLLRDFPDLTFTINGGITSVDEVNAARDAGAHGVMIGRAAFYNPWHILGHVDTAIYGAPSCGLTRRQVLEKYIVYGDSELGKYGHRPTVRDIVKPLLNLFHSAPGNGQWKRNADAAFRNCTTIKSFFEETIDAIPDSVLDSPVSEPPLGRTDLFANIDSLLPPRYETREEVVICA is encoded by the exons atgaagttttCAGGGTATTCAATTTCAGTTTCATTTTCTCCTTTAAGTTCAAATTTCATCACAAGAAATAGTTGTAGTCGTAGATTACCGGTGAGTTTTTCTCGAAGAAGCCGGAGAAATTTATGCAGTTCAAGAGTGTTTTCTGTGAAACAAcaatcatatcataaacatgGGGTGCTTGGTAAACAATATCTTCCTCCTTGGTTTAG TGTTGCTCCAATGATGGACTGGACAGACAATCATTATAGGACTCTAGCACGCCTCATTTCAAAGCATGCTTGGCTGTATACCGAGATGCTTGCAGCAGAAACAATTGTTCATCAAAAGGATAATCTG GACAGATTCTTGGCATATTCTCCGGAGCAACATCCCATCGTGCTTCAAATTGGAGGGAGTAATATTGAAAGTTTAGCAAAAGCAACTGAACTCGCAAATGCTTATTGCTATGATGAGATCAATTTAAA CTGTGGATGCCCAAGTCCAAGAGTAGCTGGACATGGGTCCTTTGGCGTAAGTCTTATGCTTGATCCGAAG TTTGTTGCGGAGGCAATGTCAGCAATTGCCGCAAATACAAATGTACCTGTCAGTGTCAAATGTCGAATTGGTGTGGACGATCGTGATTCTTACGATGAACTTT GTGAATTCATATCCACGGTTTCTTCTTTATCACCCACTAAGCATTTCATAATCCATTCAAGGAAGGCACTTCTCAATGGCATCAGCCCAGCTGAAAATAGAAGTATTCCTCCGCTAAA ATATGAGTACTTTTACGGCCTTTTACGCGACTTTCCAGATTTAACGTTTACAATAAATGGAGGTATTACCAGTGTTGATGAG GTCAATGCAGCACGAGATGCTGGGGCTCATGGTGTTATGATTGGACGTGCAGCGTTTTATAA CCCTTGGCATATATTGGGACATGTTGATACTGCAATTTATGGTGCACCAAGCTGTGGTCTTACACGTCGTCAG GTTCTTGAAAAATATATAGTCTATGGGGACTCGGAGTTGGGAAAATATGGACATAGACCGACTGTGCGAGACATTGTGAAG CCTTTACTCAATCTTTTCCATTCGGCGCCTGGGAATGGACAGTGGAAGCGCAATGCGGATGCTGCTTTTCGAAATTGCACG ACGATAAAGTCATTTTTCGAAGAAACCATTGACGCAATTCCTGACTCGGTGTTGGATTCACCTGTTTCGGAACCACCTCTTGGCCGCACAGATCTTTTTGCTAATATAGACAGTTTACTGCCTCCGCGATACGAAACAAGAGAAGAGGTTGTTATATGCGCGTAG